From the genome of Vicia villosa cultivar HV-30 ecotype Madison, WI linkage group LG2, Vvil1.0, whole genome shotgun sequence, one region includes:
- the LOC131651633 gene encoding protein GAMETE CELL DEFECTIVE 1, mitochondrial-like, whose translation MQTLRKFTATAKQFTPNLRLQPTLNLPATTRHLSIRNSRSGEDEWNEAWESAWLPQDLTPKARAPWEGDVNFVTEADAETKAFVEEMNENWNERRKGSKKEDNEKKEENGALYSLENIKKDYRLKKQKLHAGLWSKEIEKLEEAKLGDSDVPVGDDDIQRLLNSCSDIFDSGNNDLNNAKVQTSEFKNMPDGWETISKNQDGNIWEMSQREEDILMQEFERRIAYSKFQIASFIKTHIFSRRRPIDGWKYMIEVVGPNAKRGKGSVSRVPSLSDPSTQPFKEEKTPVDKNYIPLGRR comes from the exons atgcaaaccCTTCGAAAATTCACAGCAACAGCAAAGCAATTCACACCAAATCTCCGATTACAACCCACCCTCAACCTCCCAGCAACAACACGTCATCTTTCAATCCGCAACTCACGGAGCGGCGAAGACGAATGGAACGAAGCGTGGGAATCCGCATGGCTACCACAAGACCTAACACCAAAAGCACGAGCTCCATGGGAGGGTGACGTGAACTTCGTCACCGAAGCCGACGCGGAAACGAAGGCGTTTGTGGAGGAGATGAACGAGAACTGGAACGAAAGGAGAAAAGGTTCGAAGAAGGAGGATAATGAGAAAAAGGAGGAAAACGGTGCGCTTTATAGTTTGGAGAATATTAAGAAGGATTATAGGTTGAAGAAGCAGAAGCTGCATGCTGGTCTTTGGAGTAAGGAGATTGAGAAACTTGAGGAAGCTAAGTTGGGGGATTCTGATGTTCCGGTTGGTGATGATGATATTCAGAGATTGCTTAATAGTTGCTCTGA CATCTTTGACTCCGGTAATAATGATCTGAACAACGCAAAAGTTCAAACTTCTGAATTCAAAAACATGCCTGATGGGTGGGAAACGATATCAAAAAATCAAGATGGAAATATATGGGAGATGTCCCAGAGAGAAGAAGATATACTTATGCAGGAATTTGAGCGACGAATTGCTTACAGCAAATTTCAG ATTGCTAGTTTTATCAAGACTCACATATTTAGCCGGAGGAGGCCAATTGATGGGTGGAAATACATGATAGAAGTGGTAGGACCTAATGCTAAAAGAGGGAAGGGAAGTGTTTCTAGAGTTCCAAGTCTCTCTGACCCATCCACCCAACCATTCAAAGAGGAGAAAACTCCGGTTGATAAGAATTACATTCCCCTTGGGAGGAGATAG